The window TGATCCGATCCGCGCTCTCGATGACCAAGACGACCCCGCTCGCGGCCAGGGGCATGGTGGTGGCCGAGCACCCGCTGGGTGCCGAGGTGGGCGCAGCGATCCTCGCCCGGGGCGGCAATGCCGTGGATGCCGCGGTGGCCACGGCCTTCGCCATGCCGGTGGTGGAGCCCTTCATGTCCACGCTGGCGGGCGGCGGCTCTTTCCTCATCCACCTGGAGCGGCGCGGGGAGACCGTGGCCATCGACGCCAACGTGGAGGCGCCGGCCGCCTGCCACGAGCGCTCCTACACGCTCGGCGAGGGGGTGTCCGACGACCTCTTCCCCTGGCGGCGCGTGGTGGACGACGCCAACGTGTTCGGGCCGCAGGCCGTGGCCGTGCCGGGCTCCGTGGCGGGGCTCTGCCTGACGCTCGAGCGCTACGGGACCATGGAGCTGGCCGACGTGCTGGCGCCCGCCATCCGGCTCGCGGACGAGGGCTTCGTCCCGGACTGGTACGTGAGCCTCACCACGGCGCTCTACACCCAGGAGCTGTCCGCCTTCCCCGAGACCGCGAGCACCTATCTGCGAGGCGGCCGGCACGTCTACCGCCCGCCGGCCCTCGCCGAGGGCGACCTCCTGCGGCAGCCCGAGCTGGCCTCCGGCTCATCGCCAAGGATGGGCCGTCGGCCTTCTACCGCGGCGCCATCGCCCAGATGATCCACGAGGAGCTGGGGCTCAGGGGCGGCTTTCTCACGAAGGACGATCTCGCGGGCTACACCCCCCGTGTGCTCTCGCCGCTCCGCGGCTCGTACCGCGGCGTGGACCTGGCCTTCACGCCAGGGGCCACGGGCGGGATCACGGCGCTCGAGATCCTGAACGTCCTCGCCCAGTTCCCTCCGGCGCGGGTGACCGCAAGCACCGCCGGAGGCCTTCACCTCCGTGCCGAGGCGGTGCGCGTGGCCTTCCTGGACCGCCTGCGCCTGCTGGGCGATGCGCTTCGCGTGACGGCGCCGTGGGAGGGGCTCGCCTCCCTCGCATACGCGCGGGACGTCGCGCGCGGGCTGAGACCTGGCGGGCCGCGGAGCCAGCGGACCACGCCCGACCCGTGGCGCTACGGCAGCGCCCCGGCGATGTCCGGGTCCCCGGCCCCGAGGCCCGTCAGCAGTGGGGGGAGCGCGGGGGCCATGTCCAGGCCCCGGCGCATGGCGGCCGGCTCGGACTGCACGACGCACGTGGGCGTGGTGGACCGCCAGCGCAACATGGTCTCCCTCACGAACACGGCCGTCTCGCTCTTCGGCGCCCGCATGGTGGTGCCGGGGACGGGCATCCTGCTCCAGAACGGCATGATCTGGTTCGACCCCGAGCCGGGGCGGATCAACTCCATCGCTCCCGGCAAGCGGCCGCTGGTCAACATGGTGCCGGTGCTCGGCTTCCGGAAGGGTGCGCCGGCCTTCACCCTGGGGGCGCCCGGCGGCAGGAAGATCGTGGCCGTGATTCCGCAGATCATCTCGAACATGCTGGATGCGGGTGACTCGCCCCAGGCGGCCATGGAGGCGCCGCGGCTTCACACCGAGGGCGGGGACCTGTGGGTCGACGACCGCGCCGGGGCCGCGCACCTCAAGGCGCTGGCGCGGATGAAGCACCCGGTGGTGGCCAGGCACTCCTCCATCGGCACCTTCCACTTCGCGCGCCCGGTGGCCATCCGCATTCGCAAGACCGGGCTCGACGCCGGGCTCGACCCCCTGAGCGACGCCAGCGCCGCGGGCGCGTAGCGTCACGTGCTCGAGGCGATCCGCGCCACCGCTCGAGCAGGGGAACATCGGTATACTGCTCATGCGCAGGGGCGCATGGCACACAGACGGATCACCGACGCGGAAGTGCGGCAGGCGCTCCTCGGTCCGGATGCCGAGGTCATCGAGGAGTACCCGGCTGACAAGTACAGTCCGAGCTGCCTCATCTTCGGGGTCACGGCGCAGAGGCGCGTTCTTCATGTCCAGGCCACCGCCCAGGGTGTGGTGGTGACGGTGTACGAGCCAGACCCAGAGGAGTGGATAGACCTGAAGCGGAGGAGACCGACATGAGTCGCGAGTGTCCCGTGTGTCATCACGTGATGGACGCGAAGCGGATCCGACATGTTCAGACGTGGGACGATCGGGTCATCGTGTTCGAGAACGTCCCGGCTGAGGTCTGCTCTCGGTGTGGTGAAGTGCTGTTCTCTGGCCCTGTGGTGGACAAGCTGAACAGCCTGCTCTGGTCGACTGAACCGGCCCCGCGCACCATCGAGGCCCCCGTGTACGATCTCTCGGCTGCGTGAGAACCTGAGAAGGAAAGGAGAGCGCATGATCGAGGAGAAGGTCATCGCGTCGTGGAAGTACAGGAAGGGCGTGCTGGACCAGAAAACCGCGAGCCTGTGCTACCTGGCGGCGAACCTGGCGGCGGGCAACACCCACTGAGCCAGGCGCGACCTGGCAGGTGCCAGGGCCGCCGGGGCGACGGAGGACGAGGTGCGCGAGGCCATCAGCTTCGCCATCCGGGCCAATGCCGCCAAGACGCACGCCGACATCCTCAAGGTGTACGAGGCGCCATAGCCGCTGGGCGCGGGAGATCGTCATGGCCGAGATCACGCTCACCGCCGCCTTCTCGACGGTGCCCGGACCGGAGCAGGAGGCGATCAGGCGGCTCCTGACCGAGACCGTCGAGCAGATCGCCAGGGACGACGGGTCATTCACCCGGGCGAAGCTCGTGTTCACCGAGTCCGACGAGCGCTGCGGGCTCACGGCGGAGCTGGACGGGGTCAAGAAGGAAGGCGTGCCGCTGCAGATCGACATCGATCAGCTCGAGGACGCCCAGACCGGCGCGGGCGCCCGCGCCCAGCTCAAGGAGTCGCTGCGGCTCTACTTCCGGCGCGTGATGGGCAAGGCGTGAGCCAGGACGCGGGCACCCTCCTTTTCGTCTACCGGGACTGCCTCTTCAAGGTGGCCGATGGCGTCCAGCCGCCGAAGGCGGGCTCGCTCCTCTTCTGCCGCCATCTGACCTTCCGTCCCGGCGAGTGGGTCGTCGAGATCGGCGCGGGCGTGGGGCTCGCCGCGGTGCTGGCCGCGCGCGCGGGCTGCCAGGTCATTGCCACGGATGTGGTGCCCGAGGCCGTGGAGTGCGTCCGGGCCAACGCCGCGCTGAACGGGGTGGCCGACCGGCTGGATGCGCGCCTCGGCGACTGTTACGACCCGGTGCGGCGGCTCGAGTTCGACCTCATCTGCACGAGCCCGCCTCAGATGCCGACGCCGCCGGAGCGGGAGCGTGACGACCCGATGGCGGCCGCCGACAACGGCGGGCTCGACGGATGGATGGTGCTCGACCGCGTCATCGAGGGCGCGCTGGCCCATCTCGCGCCGGGCGGGCGGCTCGTCTTCACCCTGTTCGACTTCCTCGGCCGAGAGCGCGCCTTCGCCAAGCTCCGGGCGGCCGGGCTCGAGCCGTCGGTGCTCGGCAAGGACGCGCAGCCCTTCCCGCGGCTGGGCTACGAACGTCTCGAGCACATCCGCCTGCACGACCTCGAGCACACGCTGCCTGCAGACGGCTTGCCAGCCACGGTGGAGCGCTTCGTGATCCAGGGGGAACGGACCCCGTGACGCGCCCGCGGGTTCTCATCGTCAACGCCGACGACTTCGGTCTCACGGCGGGCGTCAGCCGTGGGATCCTCCACGCCTGCCGCCACGGCATTGTCACGAGCACCACGCTCATCGCGAACCGGCCGCTGGACCCGGCGCTGCTGGAAGGCCTGCAGGACTCGGGGCTGGGCGTGGGCCTTCACGTGAACCTCACCCTCGGCGCGCCGGTGTCCCCGGCCGCGCGCGTGCCCTCGCTCGTGGACGGCGAGGGGTGCTTCATCCGGGACGCGCGGGCCGTGGCCGAGCGGGTGAAGGTGGACGAGGCACGGATCGAGCTGGGCGCCCAGATCGACGCCTTCAGGGGGATCATGGGGCGCTTCCCGACGCACCTTGACAGCCACCACCACGTGGGGCGCCACGAGCCGCTGCTCGAGCTCATGCTCTTCTTCGCCCGCGCCATCAACGTGCCGATGCGGGCCCAGGACGCCCCCGGGCGTCAGGCGGCGCTGAAGGCTGGGGTGCGAACGCCCGATCACTTCATGGGCGAATCGGGGCCCGAGCCGTACTGGTCGCGCGAGCGGGTGCTCGAGCAGCTGCGGGTGCTGCCGGAGGGCGTGTCCGAGTTCATGACCCATCCCGGCTACTACGACGAGGATCTCGCCTACAGCCGCTACGGCAAGCAGCGCGAGACCGAGATCGAGGGGCTGACCGATCCCGCCGCCCGAGAGCTGATCGCGCGCGAGGGCATCCGGCTCGCCAGCTTCTCCAACCTGTGACGGGTCCTCCGTGACGCCGACCCGGGCGGTGATCGGCGTGGACGTGGGCGGCACCACCACGGCGGCCGGGCTTGTCGGCGCCGACGGCGGAGTGCTCGCGCACCTCCAGGCAGCGACCCACGGGAGCGGCCCGGGCGGAGCACTGGCCAACTTGCTCGACCTGATCGAGGGCCTCGCCACGCTGGCGAAGGGGCGTGGGATCGAGCCCCGCGCCATCGGCATCGGAGTGCCGGGGACCGTGGACGCCGAGACCGGCATCATCGGCGCTGAGGCCCACTACGTGCCGGATCTGGCCCATGTGCCGCTCGCCGCGGTCGTGAGGGAGCGGACGGGCCTGCCCGTGTTCGTCGACAACGACGTCAACGCGCTCGCGCTCGGCGAGTGGATGTTCGGCGCCGGGCGCGGGGCAGCCTCGCTCGTGCTGCTGGCGCTGGGAACGGGCGTGGGCGGGGGCATCATCCTCGAGGGCCGGCTCGTGCGCGGGCGCGGGGGGTACGGGGGCGAGCTCGGGCATGTGCCCATCGACTTCGACGGCCGCCCCTGCATCTGCGGCGGGCGCGGGTGCCTGAAGACCTATTGCTCCGGCACCGACATCGCGCTCGAGGGCTCGCGGCGGCTCGGCCGCATGGTGACGGCGCCCGAGGTGTTCCGGCTGGCCGCGGCCGGCGATGCGGTGGCCGAGGCCCTGGTGGCAGAGGTGTGCGAGGCCCTCGGGGCCGGGCTCGCCGTCATCGTCAACGGGCTGAACCCGGAGCGGCTGCTGCTGGCGGGGGGCGTGGCCAAGTCGCTGCGCCCCCTCGAGACGCGCATCCGCGCCGCCTGCGCGCGCCACGCCTTCGCCGGCGCGTGCGCGACGACGGCCATGGAGATCATCTCGCTGGACAAGGGCGCGGCCGTCCGCGGCGGGGCGGCGCTGGCTCGCTACGAAACCCGACGACGCGAGGGAGCGACCGTATGAAAGCCATCACGCTGCACGGAACGGGGGATGTGCGGGTCGAGTCGGTGCCGGATGCCAAGGTGGTGGACCCCACCGACGTGGTCGTGCGGATCACGACCAGCGCCATCTGCGGCTCGGACCTGCACCAGTACCACGGGCGGGTGGCCGGGTTGCCCAAGGGCGTGGTGCTGGGCCACGAGTTCATGGGCGTGGTGGAGGCGGTGGGGGGCGAGGTGAAGAAGGTGCGCAAGGGCGATCGCATCATCGCGCCCTTCTCGATCTCCTGCGGGTTCTGCGAGTGGTGCCGGATGCGCCTGCCCACCCAGTGCACGACCACCGGGCGCGCGGTGTTCGGCGGCCGTTTCGGCGTCCAGTACCCCGGCGGCCAGGCCGAGGCCATCCGCGTGCCCTTCGCCGACCACATGTGCGAGAAGGTGCCCGAGGGCATGGCCGACGAGGAGGCGTTCTTCCTGGGCGACATCCTCTCCACCGGCTACTGCTGCGCCGAGAACGCGGGCATCCGCCCCGGCGACACCGTGGCCATCTTCGGCGCAGGACCGGTGGGGCTCTTCGCGCTCCAGTCCGCGCATCTCTTCGGGCCGAGCCGCGTCTTCGTGGTGGACCGCGTGGACTACCGGCTCAAGCTCGCCGAGGAGATGGGCGGCATCCCGGTGAATCTCGACACGGGCGACCCGGGCGACCAGCTCCGCGCGCTCACCGGCGGGCGCGGGCCCGACGCCGTCCTCGAGTGCGTGGGCCACGAGACCCCGTTCTCGCAGGCGATCTTTGCTGTGCGCGCGGGCGGCACGGTGTCCTCCGTCGGCGTCTACGTGGAGCCCTCCATCGGCTTCCCGGTCCGCGAGGCCTTCTTCAAGGGCCTCTCGCTCAAGATGGGGCTCTGCAATGCCCGGAACTACATCGTGCCGCTGATGCCGCTCATCCAGGCGGGCAAGCTCAAGCCCGCCCGGATCATCACCCACACCATGGGGCTCGACGAGGCGCCGAAGGGCTACGCGATCTTCGACAAGAAGCAAGACCGCGCCATCAAGGTGATGCTGAAGCCCTGAGGGCGGTGAGCGGCCCGAGGGGCCCCGCCGGCCCCGCCCCGGGCCCAGGGAAAACGAAGGCTTGCGTTCCGGGGGGGACTTTTGGTAAGAGGTTAAAGCGATGCGATACAAACTCCTTGCCGGCACGGCAGCGATCCTTATGGTTCTCCTGTCCGCGGGCGGTGCTCGGGCGCAGCGGACTGAAGCCGACGTCTATGTGGCCCAGGCGATCCTGGACTTCGAGGACAAGTCGTACGCTTCGGCCCTGGACAACCTCAGCCGCGCCCTCGCTGTCGAGCCAGACAACGTCGATGCCCTGTATTACTCAGGGGTGGTGCGCATGGCTCAGGATCTGCCGGCGCAGGCGACCCCGTTTCTGGAGCGTGCCCGGGCCAAGGCCCCGGGCAGCCTGCCGGTGGCTTTCCAGCTCGGGCTGGCCTACTTCGGCCAGCAGCTCTACGACCGCGCCCGGCCGCTCCTCGAAGAGGTGTTCCGCAAGGACCCGGGGCAGGACGGTCTCGGCTACTACGTCGGCTTTCTCCGCTATCGCGTCAAGAACTACCGGGGGGCACTGGCCGCCTTCCGCGCCGGGCGCGCCACCAATCCGGAGATCCAGCAGCTCACTCGCTTCTATACCGGCCTGGCGCTTGCCGCCCTCGGCCTGCCGGCGCAGGCTGCTGCCCAGGTGGAGGAAGCCCTGCGCCTGGCCCCCAGCTCATCCCTGGTCACGCCCGCCGAGCGGCTCCGCGACAGCTTGGTCGAGGCGCGGTCCCGCGAGAAACGCTTCTCCGCCAGCGTCCGGGCGGGGGCCTTCTACGACGACAATGTGGCGGTCATCCCGCTCAAGGACCCCACCGAGCCCATCATCGGCTCGCTGCGGCGGCCCAAGCACGAGTCCGCCGGCGAATTGCTCGCGGTGAGCGCTGAGTACCAGTGGTACCGCGACCCGGAGTGGACCTCGGCGGTCGGCTACTCGTTCTTCGGCATCTACAACAACGGGCTGCCGTCGTTCAACATCCACGACCACAACTTCAGCCTCAGCGCCACCCGCTCCCTGGCCTTCCTCGACACGATGCCGGCCGAGCTGGGCGCCCAGTTCTCCTGGGACACCCTCTACCTGGACGACAGCCAGTTCCTGCAGCGGAGCACGCTGACCCTCTACGGCACCGTGGTCGAGAACGACAGCCACCTCACCCAGCTGTTCGGGCGCTTCCAGCACAAGAACTTCAAGCAGGGATCTCCGAAGCCGCCGAGCCGGGAGGACCGCGACGCCGCCAACTTCATGCTCGGCCTGACGCATATCCTGCGCTTCGAGCAGGACCGCCACTTCCTGAAGGGTGGGTACCAGATGGACCGCGAGGAGGCGGAAGGGGACAACTTCACCTACTGGGGCCACCGGCTGCTGGCGGGCGCGCAATACACGCTGCCCTGGCAGAACATCCGGCTGAAGTACGACGTCGACGTGCATCTCCGCCGCTACGACGAGCGGAACAGCATCCTGCCGACGCTGCGCCCCGACACCGTGAGGCGGAAGGATCAGGAGATCACGAACATCGTCCGGGTGGAGTGGCCGCTTCCGGCGAACCTGACCCTGGCCGGCGAATACCAGAACATCAGGAACATCTCGCGGCTCGCGCCCTTCGACTACCAGCGCAACGTCTTCTCGATGTTCGTGACCTGGATGTACTGAGCCGGGCCGGGCCAGCCCGGCCCCCGCCCGCCTACTTCCCGCCGACGGTCAGCTTGCTCGCGGCGCCGCTCAGCACCGCGAGGGCCGTGCCCCCGCTGCCGAGCGTCGGGTTGGACAGCGTCACCGACCCCAGCGCCGGGTTCTTGATCGGCGACCCGCCGATGCTCACGTTGGAGGCCACCGCCCCGTTGGTCAGCGCTACGGGGATTCCCCCGAAGAGGGAGCACGGGCTGCAGAGGCTGTTCGTCACCTTGAGGGCGTTGCCGCCGCTGCCGCCGAAGGCCACCAGCCCTCCGGAGATGCTCGCCACCGACCCGCCCGAGAGGCTCAGCAGCGGTCCGTTCAAAAGGCTCAGCGTGCTGCCGTTCAGGAGCGAGATCAGGTCGCCCGCGACGCTGAGCACGCTGCCGCCGGCCACGTTCGCCAGGGCTCCCTGGTTGACCGTGAGGTTGCTGTTGTCGAGGCGCATCAGTGGCCCCAGGCTCGTGACCTTGGCCCTGTAGGAGAGATCGGCCGCCGCGTTCTGGGTCGTGAGGCTGCTCCGGTTGGTGAGGTTGAGGACGGGCAGTGAGGCCTCGAGCAGGGCTGTGTCGAGCCTCACGACGGTGTCGGTGGCGATGATGGCGTCCGAGGCCTCGAGCAGCACGCCGGCGTGCTGGAGCGGGCGATCCGTGCCCAGCAGGAGGCCCGTCCCGGGATCGAGGGCGGTGTTGACTCCCG is drawn from Candidatus Rokuibacteriota bacterium and contains these coding sequences:
- a CDS encoding gamma-glutamyltransferase; translated protein: MIRSALSMTKTTPLAARGMVVAEHPLGAEVGAAILARGGNAVDAAVATAFAMPVVEPFMSTLAGGGSFLIHLERRGETVAIDANVEAPAACHERSYTLGEGVSDDLFPWRRVVDDANVFGPQAVAVPGSVAGLCLTLERYGTMELADVLAPAIRLADEGFVPDWYVSLTTALYTQELSAFPETASTYLRGGRHVYRPPALAEGDLLRQPELASGSSPRMGRRPSTAAPSPR
- a CDS encoding gamma-glutamyltransferase; the protein is MAKDGPSAFYRGAIAQMIHEELGLRGGFLTKDDLAGYTPRVLSPLRGSYRGVDLAFTPGATGGITALEILNVLAQFPPARVTASTAGGLHLRAEAVRVAFLDRLRLLGDALRVTAPWEGLASLAYARDVARGLRPGGPRSQRTTPDPWRYGSAPAMSGSPAPRPVSSGGSAGAMSRPRRMAAGSDCTTHVGVVDRQRNMVSLTNTAVSLFGARMVVPGTGILLQNGMIWFDPEPGRINSIAPGKRPLVNMVPVLGFRKGAPAFTLGAPGGRKIVAVIPQIISNMLDAGDSPQAAMEAPRLHTEGGDLWVDDRAGAAHLKALARMKHPVVARHSSIGTFHFARPVAIRIRKTGLDAGLDPLSDASAAGA
- a CDS encoding DUF4258 domain-containing protein; this encodes MAHRRITDAEVRQALLGPDAEVIEEYPADKYSPSCLIFGVTAQRRVLHVQATAQGVVVTVYEPDPEEWIDLKRRRPT
- a CDS encoding type II toxin-antitoxin system MqsA family antitoxin, giving the protein MSRECPVCHHVMDAKRIRHVQTWDDRVIVFENVPAEVCSRCGEVLFSGPVVDKLNSLLWSTEPAPRTIEAPVYDLSAA
- a CDS encoding methyltransferase, with product MSQDAGTLLFVYRDCLFKVADGVQPPKAGSLLFCRHLTFRPGEWVVEIGAGVGLAAVLAARAGCQVIATDVVPEAVECVRANAALNGVADRLDARLGDCYDPVRRLEFDLICTSPPQMPTPPERERDDPMAAADNGGLDGWMVLDRVIEGALAHLAPGGRLVFTLFDFLGRERAFAKLRAAGLEPSVLGKDAQPFPRLGYERLEHIRLHDLEHTLPADGLPATVERFVIQGERTP
- a CDS encoding ChbG/HpnK family deacetylase yields the protein MTRPRVLIVNADDFGLTAGVSRGILHACRHGIVTSTTLIANRPLDPALLEGLQDSGLGVGLHVNLTLGAPVSPAARVPSLVDGEGCFIRDARAVAERVKVDEARIELGAQIDAFRGIMGRFPTHLDSHHHVGRHEPLLELMLFFARAINVPMRAQDAPGRQAALKAGVRTPDHFMGESGPEPYWSRERVLEQLRVLPEGVSEFMTHPGYYDEDLAYSRYGKQRETEIEGLTDPAARELIAREGIRLASFSNL
- a CDS encoding ROK family protein, whose product is MTPTRAVIGVDVGGTTTAAGLVGADGGVLAHLQAATHGSGPGGALANLLDLIEGLATLAKGRGIEPRAIGIGVPGTVDAETGIIGAEAHYVPDLAHVPLAAVVRERTGLPVFVDNDVNALALGEWMFGAGRGAASLVLLALGTGVGGGIILEGRLVRGRGGYGGELGHVPIDFDGRPCICGGRGCLKTYCSGTDIALEGSRRLGRMVTAPEVFRLAAAGDAVAEALVAEVCEALGAGLAVIVNGLNPERLLLAGGVAKSLRPLETRIRAACARHAFAGACATTAMEIISLDKGAAVRGGAALARYETRRREGATV
- a CDS encoding alcohol dehydrogenase catalytic domain-containing protein; this encodes MKAITLHGTGDVRVESVPDAKVVDPTDVVVRITTSAICGSDLHQYHGRVAGLPKGVVLGHEFMGVVEAVGGEVKKVRKGDRIIAPFSISCGFCEWCRMRLPTQCTTTGRAVFGGRFGVQYPGGQAEAIRVPFADHMCEKVPEGMADEEAFFLGDILSTGYCCAENAGIRPGDTVAIFGAGPVGLFALQSAHLFGPSRVFVVDRVDYRLKLAEEMGGIPVNLDTGDPGDQLRALTGGRGPDAVLECVGHETPFSQAIFAVRAGGTVSSVGVYVEPSIGFPVREAFFKGLSLKMGLCNARNYIVPLMPLIQAGKLKPARIITHTMGLDEAPKGYAIFDKKQDRAIKVMLKP
- a CDS encoding tetratricopeptide repeat protein, whose translation is MRYKLLAGTAAILMVLLSAGGARAQRTEADVYVAQAILDFEDKSYASALDNLSRALAVEPDNVDALYYSGVVRMAQDLPAQATPFLERARAKAPGSLPVAFQLGLAYFGQQLYDRARPLLEEVFRKDPGQDGLGYYVGFLRYRVKNYRGALAAFRAGRATNPEIQQLTRFYTGLALAALGLPAQAAAQVEEALRLAPSSSLVTPAERLRDSLVEARSREKRFSASVRAGAFYDDNVAVIPLKDPTEPIIGSLRRPKHESAGELLAVSAEYQWYRDPEWTSAVGYSFFGIYNNGLPSFNIHDHNFSLSATRSLAFLDTMPAELGAQFSWDTLYLDDSQFLQRSTLTLYGTVVENDSHLTQLFGRFQHKNFKQGSPKPPSREDRDAANFMLGLTHILRFEQDRHFLKGGYQMDREEAEGDNFTYWGHRLLAGAQYTLPWQNIRLKYDVDVHLRRYDERNSILPTLRPDTVRRKDQEITNIVRVEWPLPANLTLAGEYQNIRNISRLAPFDYQRNVFSMFVTWMY